The Clostridia bacterium genome includes a region encoding these proteins:
- a CDS encoding recombinase family protein — protein MRAGIYARVSTEEQARKGYSLADQRAACRDRALALGAAEVAEFVDEGVSGELLDGRPGLGALREAVRGGQVDLVVCYDPDRLARNLAHQLLLTEEIERAGVRLEFVNFEWQNTPDGRLFYALRGAIAEYEKEKIRERTLRGKLQKARQGKLPVGACPYGYLYREGALEPHPVEAEVVRAVYRWFVGEDLGINGVAARLSARGVPTRKGRPRWQRCVVRRILTDPVYVGTWYYNRRDCRGVGYNRFLPPEARARVTYREENGWIAVPVPALIERELWERAQEKLRAARRLWSGWAREEYLLSGLISCGDCGNPMHGMTKSRRRGTRVRGYTCLKSQAGSYRPGCRPVKWVRAEMVETAVWEQIKGWLKDPEALAREMEQGSGREELGRELKRVNAHLAEVEKGQANLRAALAAGLLDLDAATSRTLAELKHRKKRLLARKREVEALLEGLARSQARLRELRERAAEFLSRLDELSFEQKKALVRTLVRQVVVAGRGEAMRVVVHAALAGEP, from the coding sequence ATGAGAGCCGGCATCTACGCGCGGGTTTCCACCGAGGAGCAGGCGCGGAAGGGGTACTCCCTGGCCGACCAGCGGGCGGCCTGCCGCGACCGGGCCCTGGCCCTGGGAGCGGCGGAGGTGGCGGAGTTCGTCGATGAGGGCGTGAGCGGGGAACTCCTGGACGGCCGGCCGGGCCTGGGCGCCCTGCGGGAGGCGGTGCGCGGGGGACAGGTGGACCTGGTGGTGTGTTACGACCCGGACCGCCTGGCGCGGAACCTGGCCCACCAGCTGCTGCTTACCGAAGAGATCGAAAGGGCGGGCGTGCGGCTGGAGTTCGTGAACTTCGAGTGGCAGAACACCCCTGACGGCAGGCTTTTCTACGCCCTGCGGGGCGCCATTGCCGAGTACGAGAAGGAGAAAATCCGGGAACGCACCTTGCGGGGAAAGCTGCAGAAGGCCCGCCAGGGAAAGCTGCCGGTGGGCGCCTGCCCCTACGGCTACCTCTACCGGGAGGGCGCGCTGGAACCCCATCCGGTGGAGGCCGAGGTGGTGCGGGCCGTCTACCGCTGGTTCGTGGGGGAGGACTTGGGCATCAACGGCGTGGCCGCCCGGCTCAGCGCCCGGGGAGTGCCTACCCGCAAGGGCCGGCCCCGGTGGCAGCGGTGCGTGGTGCGCCGGATACTGACCGACCCGGTGTACGTCGGCACCTGGTACTACAACCGGCGCGACTGCCGGGGCGTGGGCTACAACCGCTTCCTGCCCCCGGAGGCCCGGGCGCGCGTGACCTACCGGGAAGAAAACGGGTGGATCGCCGTGCCGGTGCCGGCGCTGATAGAGAGGGAACTCTGGGAGCGGGCCCAGGAGAAGCTCCGCGCCGCCCGCCGGCTGTGGTCCGGCTGGGCCAGGGAAGAGTACCTCCTTTCCGGACTGATCTCCTGCGGCGACTGCGGGAACCCCATGCACGGCATGACCAAGAGCCGTCGCCGCGGGACCCGGGTGCGGGGCTATACCTGTCTGAAGAGCCAGGCCGGCTCCTACCGGCCGGGCTGCCGCCCGGTGAAGTGGGTGCGGGCGGAGATGGTGGAGACGGCAGTGTGGGAGCAGATCAAGGGCTGGCTCAAGGATCCGGAGGCCCTCGCCCGGGAAATGGAGCAGGGGTCGGGTAGGGAGGAACTGGGCCGGGAACTGAAGCGGGTCAACGCCCACCTGGCCGAGGTGGAGAAAGGTCAGGCCAACCTCCGGGCGGCCCTGGCCGCGGGGCTCCTGGATCTGGATGCGGCCACCTCCCGGACCCTGGCCGAGCTGAAGCACCGCAAGAAGCGGTTGCTGGCGCGCAAGCGCGAGGTGGAGGCGCTTCTGGAAGGCCTGGCCCGGTCGCAGGCCCGGCTCCGGGAACTCAGGGAGCGGGCGGCAGAGTTTCTTTCCCGGCTGGACGAACTCTCCTTTGAGCAGAAGAAGGCACTGGTGCGCACCCTGGTGCGGCAGGTAGTGGTGGCGGGCCGGGGCGAGGCCATGCGGGTGGTGGTTCACGCCGCCCTGGCCGGAGAGCCGTAA
- a CDS encoding LysM peptidoglycan-binding domain-containing protein, with amino-acid sequence MSRQLPPCPEGNYYTIQPGDTLYSIARRFRVSVDDLLEANLGRVDPDNLQIGQVICIPLAVPPVQCPPGSTVYTIRAGDTFYSLARRFGISVQAIINANPGVNPEALLVGQQICIPARPRPGVCPPGTRAYRIRSGDTLYSLARRFGTTVEAIQEANPGINPLNLQINQLICIPTVIRPPRPRRCPAGSFAYVIRAGDTFYSLARRFNTTVESIQALNPGVDPNRLQVGQVICIPREA; translated from the coding sequence ATGAGCCGTCAGCTTCCACCCTGTCCGGAAGGCAACTACTACACCATCCAGCCCGGCGATACGCTCTATAGCATCGCCCGGAGGTTCAGAGTATCGGTAGACGACCTCCTGGAAGCCAACCTGGGCCGCGTAGACCCGGACAACCTGCAGATAGGCCAGGTTATCTGCATCCCGCTGGCCGTGCCCCCGGTGCAGTGCCCCCCCGGCTCCACCGTCTATACCATTCGGGCCGGCGACACCTTCTATTCCCTGGCCCGGCGCTTCGGCATCTCCGTGCAGGCCATCATAAACGCCAACCCCGGGGTCAACCCCGAGGCCCTGCTCGTCGGCCAGCAAATCTGCATCCCGGCCCGTCCCCGGCCGGGCGTTTGCCCTCCCGGGACCAGGGCTTACCGGATCCGTTCCGGCGACACGCTTTACTCCCTGGCCCGGCGCTTCGGCACCACCGTGGAGGCCATACAGGAGGCCAATCCCGGCATCAATCCGCTGAATCTCCAGATCAACCAGCTCATCTGCATCCCCACGGTAATAAGGCCTCCCAGGCCACGGCGCTGCCCCGCGGGCAGCTTCGCTTACGTCATCCGGGCCGGCGACACCTTCTATTCCCTGGCCCGGCGCTTCAACACCACGGTAGAGAGCATCCAGGCCCTCAACCCCGGGGTAGATCCGAACCGCCTGCAGGTCGGGCAGGTCATCTGCATACCCCGGGAAGCCTGA
- a CDS encoding ferritin-like domain-containing protein gives MQEDIQPESPLGRAKCRYYPTEGYYPKKAYAEALRLIAEAVQDERGDELFYDYLLSKAPSEEQRAVIAAIRDDERKHQRMFRQLYCELTGKAVPPGEPERFEPPRTYLEGIERALFGELRAVEMYRRILFGLKDLAYRNMVTEIWTDELKHACKWNFLYTLNTCRDN, from the coding sequence ATGCAGGAAGACATCCAACCGGAAAGCCCGCTCGGCCGCGCCAAGTGCCGGTACTACCCCACCGAGGGGTACTACCCGAAGAAGGCCTACGCCGAGGCACTGCGCCTCATAGCGGAAGCCGTACAGGATGAAAGAGGAGACGAACTCTTTTACGACTATCTCCTAAGCAAGGCCCCGTCTGAGGAGCAGAGGGCCGTAATCGCGGCCATCAGGGACGACGAAAGAAAGCACCAGCGCATGTTCCGCCAGCTCTACTGCGAACTGACCGGCAAGGCCGTGCCGCCGGGGGAGCCGGAACGCTTCGAGCCCCCCAGGACCTACCTCGAGGGGATCGAGCGCGCCCTCTTCGGCGAGCTCAGGGCGGTAGAGATGTACCGCCGCATCCTTTTCGGGCTGAAAGACCTGGCCTACCGGAACATGGTAACCGAGATCTGGACCGACGAGCTCAAGCATGCCTGCAAGTGGAACTTCCTTTACACCCTGAACACCTGCCGGGACAACTGA